From a region of the Hippopotamus amphibius kiboko isolate mHipAmp2 chromosome 3, mHipAmp2.hap2, whole genome shotgun sequence genome:
- the LOC130848486 gene encoding basic proline-rich protein-like → ILRCAEAVGVGWGRRRGRKGGWGRGEPGTPRSPRRGAGSTCQPGDGTGGGSGVARGRPPARSAAGTFRSITKLPIDALSGRRDRPAPTPRGRGDPGAGAAPGPGVPSGAGVRAEAAPGRAHRGRGTRSPPGARRGSGTWMRFPRPELPGPGAPAPRSTGGRAGVARGPLGVPSPALGRRGKWAPGAEQAGAELACPLPFTTFPAAGGPGSRAPGPPPGGPAGAGAHWVPRGPGGGCGPSGPGSPPRTPRAPDNEPDGR, encoded by the coding sequence ATCCTGCGCTGTGCcgaggcggtgggggtggggtgggggcgaaggcgagggaggaaaggggggtggggacgCGGGGAGCCGGGCACGCCGAGGAGTCCCCGGCGAGGGGCCGGGAGCACCTGTCAGCCAGGGGACGGCACCGGCGGCGGGTCGGGGGTCGCTCGGGGCCGGCCTCCAGCCCGCTCGGCGGCGGGCACTTTCCGATCAATCACAAAGCTGCCGATCGATGCGCTCTCCGGGCGCCGCgaccgccccgcccccaccccgagggggaggggagacccaGGCGCGGGCGCGGCGCCGGGGCCGGGGGTCCCGAGCGGAGCCGGGGTCCGGGCCGAGGCCGCCCCGGGCCGGGCGCACAGAGGCCGCGGGACGCGCTCCCCGCCTGGCGCGCGGCGCGGATCCGGCACCTGGATGCGGTTCCCGCGACCCGAACTCCCGGGTCcgggcgcccccgccccgcgcagCACGGGAGGTCGGGCTGGGGTCGCTCGGGGGCCGCTCGGCGTCCCCTCCCCTGCGCTCGGGCGGCGCGGCAAGTGGGCCCCGGGCGCGGAGCAGGCCGGCGCGGAGCTCGCCTGTCCCCTCCCCTTCACCACCTTCCCGGCGGCGGGGGGGCCGGGGTCCCGCGCGCCGGGGCCGCCGCCGGGCGGTCCGGCAGGTGCCGGCGCGCACTGGGTGCCGCGGGGCCCCGGCGGGGGATGCGGCCCGAGCGGCCCGGGCTCCCCTCCCCGGACGCCCAGAGCCCCAGATAACGAGCCGGACGGGCGCTGA